Genomic segment of Nothobranchius furzeri strain GRZ-AD chromosome 12, NfurGRZ-RIMD1, whole genome shotgun sequence:
ATTCgggctgatgaaaataactcatatttaagCTAAATGGCATCTCATCGCATGATCTGCCTCCTTTAAATAAATCACATCGCTAAAGAACATTTGAAAAAAATCCTGCACAACATAGCTCTTTACACCGATGACATTTACAATCATCTGAAATGACCTTTGGGGTCTCAGCTGCACACCACAAATATTTAATAAGCAAACTGTTGTAAAATGAGATTTGCTTTTATTATATGGACAAATACAGGAAAAAACAGAGATGGAGGAATGCATTTGTTGTCTAACAtttagctagctgttagcattcagGGTTGAAACCCTTCTCTTGAATGTCAGCTTACGCTAACATAACTTTAAGCTGTGGTCCGTAGCATGGTGTTGtcaaggagaggaggaaaagagtTTGAAATCTGAACTGCTAAAGTGCTCCCTCTCACCTTCTGGAGCATGCTCAATGTCAGGTCTCAtactgcacacgcacacacaactaGCCTTGAAACAGACAATATTTTCTACATGTTTCTGCAGACACACCTGACTCTAACTGCTGAATTATTTCTCCAGCCTTCATCGCTAATCACTCATTTGAATAAAATCTGCCGTGTTCAAGCAGGGAAACGTCTCCAGGCAGGAAAATCTGGTGCTGGCGATCATTGCTAACGCTACAGCAGATAAATAGAAATAATGTGGCGTAAAGTTGAATGCTATGCTAATCACTTGGCTCCAGTACACAAAAGATAATTAATTCAATGCGTGCCAAGTTAGCTATCAAGCTAGGCTGGTGTGCGCACTGTGTACCAGTGCATTATCACCCTGCAGTGTATGCTGGGAAAAGGGGCACAATCTATCCGTCAGTTCTTTAGGCTCGCAAAATTATTAATTTTTCTGTAGAGGCCAGGGGAGTGGTTTAGTGGAAATATAAATTATGTAAGATTACATGCTTTATATCATTGAAAAGGAACAGCTAGTCAAATGTAAGTCTTTTTAAGTTACTTTAAAGATTTTAAACTATGTAACCCAGCGTTAAAGCCGATCTCTCTTAAAGGAAAAGTTGTGGCATTGCTAAAGGACTTTTCTGAATGCATATTTACTCAGAacttataaaaatattttaatcttTTTCTCCTTTTTCAGGTGCGTAAACGTAGCAAAGCATGCAGAGCTGGGCTGCGAGAGGGTGATGAGTTGGTGTCTATCAACGAACAGCCATGTGGGTCTCTTTCCCACGCCCAGGCTGTCGACCTCATCGACAGTTGCTCTGGAATATTAAACATTCGTGTGAAAAGGTACTGAAGAATCAGAATGTTTTCAGTAGAAATTAGTTGAACAATTCATAGCTAAATAAAGGTTCTACTGTCTGCTAAAAAATCACGAAGGGACATTTTTAGACATTTCGCAACTAATTAGAAATGAACTCTTCAACCTGTTGTTATTGTTTGCAGGGCACCTGCTGCTTTTCAGTCTGTAGTACTTGTCACTCGCGCTCCATCTCCTCGAATAGACAAAGAGTATCGAGCTGCACTAAAAGCCATGTCACCAACCCAAGCCCATCATGCACCTGTGCGTGAAGTCCACCGTAGCCGCTCCTCCCTGACCAGTGGTTTGACATCCCCACCTGGTAGCGAGGCTTATTACGGGGAGACTGACAGTGATGCAGATGTAGCTGGTTATGAGAGGCAGCGACGCCAGAAacgcagaagccccagcaacTCCAACTCTGGAAAACCAGCGGGACGAACATCTCCAGAAGGTGGGGAGACATCAGAGATGAGTGGCTACGACAGCGCTCCAGATGCACAGATTTTTTCACGGCCCTTAAATAGGCGTGGGGGAGATGGAAATGAAGGCAACTTACCTGGGGTGGCGAGAAAGGAGGTGATTTATCAACCTCCTGGTCCAGGACTGTGGTCCTCTCAGGCATCCACTGAAACTTCCTCCATCATCTCCTCAGCAGATGACCAGGGCCCACGAGATGGAGGACAAGAGGAAGATAGTGGTTTTCTAGAGCCAGCCAATGTCCCATTGGTGTCTCCAGAGAGGGCTAAAGAAGCGCTAATGCTGGGCTCCCGCAGCCAGCTTGTACCTATGGTGGGTCCACTAAACAAACCTATAGATGAAGAACTTACAACAACTTACATGGAAAAAGCCAAGCAAGCCAGTAAGTATATCAAGAACGCAACTATATAGCCAGTGAtctttttggggggtggggtggcaGTAATGTGGGTGAGAAATTAGGTTATAAATTATAATCCTGTATTTTCTTTCAAGCAGCTCAGTGAGAATGAGCATGAGCTAAACTTGTTAAAACAAAATACCGTCAGTATAGTTTGCTATATTTAACTCAAGCTCTGTGCATAAAAACCTCAGCAATCAATCTTTGAGCACTGAAAAGCATCTGCAGCTGTTTCCAGGAGTCAAGTAGCAAAGCGAGGACCCCTATAAACCCTCCACCTCTCACTCTTCTCCCTCCTCTTGAGATAAACAAAAAAAACTTTCAAATTGCATTATGACAGTTATTTCTTACACTGGCCGATATGGTTTACACATATGAGGAAATGGCACCAACCCAGGACAATTCATATTGAGCAGATGGTTTGTAACACAATCAGAGTTCATCTTTTAAACCTTATTAAAGACTGAAGAAAAATTCTCTCTCATGGAAGCTGAATGGTGATAAATAGATTTAGGTCATCCACAATAATCTGTCTAATTATATGGTGGCCACACTTTTTTGTTGTTCTTGCAGTAACATACTTCTGCTTTCCACTTGCTTGCAAACATTTCATTAAAAGACATAAAACTGTATAAGTCTAGTTATGTGCAAATGCACCCAGCATCCAAGCTAAAACGAGACTGTCAGGACTTTACTGGAATTTTACCAGAAGGGCTGGGGAAGGTAAAGAGGTGGATGCCTGCTGGTGACTTGTGCAGTTATACGTAGATGTTCATTTCCAAGTCGAAGTGTAAAGGTTAGAACTTTTGAAAACCTCTTGCTGTTATTTCTCTGCACTACTTCGGAGTTCCTAATAGCTCTGACCTTCATGCCTTGCAGAACTAAACAGAGGAGACACACAGCAAGACAAGCAAGTAAAGGAAGCCAAAAGCAAGTGTCGGACAATTGCATCTCTACTGACAGATGCTCCCAATCCTCACTCTAAAGGGGTGCTGATGTTCAAGAAGAGAAGGCAGCGTTCCAAGAAGTACACCCTCACCAGCTTTGGCAGTGTTGATGAGGACATGTGTCCGGATTCTcaggaggaggatgggatgattcCGGGCAGTGAGTCAGAGTTTGATGAGGAGGGGTTCTCTGCAGTTCCAGACCCAACTTGGGACAGTGACTACCTGGAAAAGCTGGAGAAGAGGGCAACAGCAGGTGTGGAAGGTCGTGGGGATGGAGCAGAGGATCCTTCAAGTCCAGGTTTGAGTGACACTGCTGGAAAGGGTGCCCAGTTGTTTGAGCAGCAGAGAAAACGAGTAGATGACCATGCCAAGAAGGTGGCACTACCTACAGAATCTCAAGAGCAGGTGCATTCTCAAATGTATCCAATGCATAACGAGGTACACACACAAATGCAACCGAATCAAAGACCTCAGCAGCCATCACTCGGCCTGACAACATCACAGCCAACTCAGCCTCatgctccagcagctgatgcacACCACACAATGCTTTATGGGGACCTATCCCACTCTACAGTTAGCACAGCTAGCATAGTGATGTCTCCTCCACATGTGGCTCCTAAACCAACTACAGCTCCAGCCACTATTCTGACCAGTCCTGATCCATCGGGTGAAACACCTTTGCCTGAACTGCCCGCAAGTAATGTTCTAAACAGAACAGCACGCCCTTTCACTCCTGGCTTCATCAGCATTCGAGCTGCGACTGCTCCAGTAACTTTCCATCCTGCTGTCAAAAAGAAGGCCCAGCGTCCCGCCTCAACAGCTGCTGTACCCACACCTTTCTCCTCTGCCTCAGAATTAGCTGTTAATGCAACATCTGGAACTTCACATGTATCACCTGGCTCTCCCCAAGTGCTTTCTCCACAATTCTTTATGCATCAAGGTTCAGTGGCCCTGACACCAGAAATTCCTGTTACTATTCATCCTTCAGCCATGTCTTCCTCTTTTGAGACAATGCAAACAACACCAGCAATACATGGTGCTCATCAGGCCCCATTTACAGCTTTCACTCCAATGTCTGTAGCTTCAGCGCAAAGACCTCCACAAGCACAGATGGCACCAGCCCCTCTTCCTCCTTTATCCCAGATTAGTGGctcagctgatccagctgcttcaGTGGCTTTGCAAGTTCCAGCTGCTCAGCCACCATCAACCCAGTTTTCCGTTCCACATGTAGCCCAAGTGTCTGCAGTCTCTCAGCCAGAAGCTATAGCTGCAGCCCCTGTTTCAGGCCCAAACAGCCGAACAGGAATTTTACTTGAGGCTCGACGACGCGGTGGCAGACCCAAACCTATGTTCCATGTACCAGAGGTCAAAAAGAACTCCCCAAATCCCGAGCTTCTGTCAATGGTACAGAACATAGACGAAAGGTCCACCAGACACAAATTTGGCCAGCCACCtgccaacgttatttatgatgatGCAGAGGAGAACAGGGGTGGTGAAGGCACAGGAAGGGTTCCTCCTCCGGTTGCACCTAAACCTCGGGTCATCCACGAAACCCCACAGATTCTGCAAGCAGGGGGTAAGGGTGCTGAGTTGTTTGCTAAAAGGCAGAGCCGCATGGGGAAGTACGTAGTGGACACTGCACCAGAGACCCCTTACCAACAGAATTTGGCCCAGTCACATGACTTTTCTGAAAGTCATTCCCACCCCTCTCAATGGAAATACTCCTCAAATGTCCGTGCGCCTCCACCTATCGGGTACAACCCACTCTTAACCCCCTGTATTCCTGTAGGACCTCAGAGGGAAACAAAACCTGACAGAAAGGGTGTAGGAGGTGCCCATAAAGAAGGTATCAGAGCAGTGGATTTTATGAAAAGGCAGCCATACCAGCTCAACTCTGCAATGTTTCAATATGGAGGCAGCGTTGCAAATCTATCAGCCATGCCCTCTTATCAGGCCCAGCAGGGTAACTACGCAACAACAATGGTGGGCAGCTCATTAACCACACCTCGACAGATCCCTCTCAAAACAGCAAGAGTCTATGAAATTAAGCGATTCTCCACACCCACACCTATGTCAGCTCCAACTCTGACACCAAAGGTCATTGCACCTCGCTCAGCAACAACCCTCGGAGAACGCTTGTCTCATTCCGGCATGacctccccacctcctgctctttTTAATCCGACTCCTGTCACTCCAGTACCAGTCAGTGCTCCAAAACCAGCAGGGCTACCTAGCCTCCCAAAATTCTCTGCCAACCCTATTCCAAACCCTGTACCCCCTTCAGTCCCCATACCTTACACCCCAGTGTCATACAGCCCTGGGCTCCAGACAGCCAAGCAATTTCAGagcgctcctgagctcagcgtccTCTCATCTTTGCCGCCACTCAAGCCCAGCCCAGTTCAGGCACCAAAACCACGGTTCGTTGCCACCAAGGGAGGCGCACAGCCCCACATATGGAGGCCCGGGGCGTTCTGAACAGCTACAAGGGCTTTAAGGAAAATGAATTAATGTCAACGAATTGCTTACGTTTATTACAGTATTCTAgttttcttttgaaacaattACCTGAAGGGAAATTGAAGGGTGTTTCAGGTGGCAAAGGAAAGATTTAGAAGATTTCATTAATTTGGGCCAATGAGGGTTAGACTATAATTGTTGATAACAATAACACGAAAATAACCATACAGGTATAAGGCCAAGGGGAGGTACTTACCTTTTATTCAAACATCCCAATCTCTTTTTATTTAGGAGAAACATTAGACAGTTAGTTGGcttaaaaacaaaaaactttaAACTCTCAAATTGACTGAAGTTCTTTTGGTCCTTCTCAAACTCAAATCAAGTTGTAATGATAAACACCCATCTGTGTGTTCAAAATACTGTCGATAGCATTTGCTGTGCTGCTAACACATTTAATTGAGCAGGAGTATTAATAATGTCTAATCTTTGAGCaagtatttaaaggtgtggaatgctgaaaaaacatttttaaaatcttatttctgattataattagtcactctgagtttgtcatgcaggcaaaacataaaaatagtctcctacttctatctcctgcattagctttggatAGTAAATATATGGTGAAACGCCAGGACTTGAAAAgccagacagatctacgtcacactgtcacttaacacccAACAGGGAAGATTGCTGTTGTTTTACCGTCCAGGAAACAGAAACGAATGtctaggctagtagaagctaaccgttagcattagcaacttctcaGAGCTCCTGCAGGCTTATgacatttgtggagatgaaaatcagtgttgcaagtcagtgtTAGAGTCGCGTTACTCTTGTTCAACCAGGggagagatgttcaaatatcaggaaataagacttcaaaacctgctgtctgaagctcagctgagaCATGGCTCACATCTAGCTTCTGGAAATTGTGCACCAGTGTTTTTGCCCCCTAAGTAcgaattacaaggcattcattcctactaaagaccactaTAAATGTATGGATTAaacaagtgatccacacctttaaataatttATATCTGTGTCCTTCTTATTAAATAAACCACAGTAACTTTGTTTTCTGAGAAAAaatgttaaatgataaatgaccagaGAAAAAAGTGAAATTTGAATGACTACAAATCTATTAATAGTATCACATTTTAGTTTTATCAATTTGTTCTTTAGCTTAAACCTACTTACAATGGCTTAGAGACTTAATTGCCACTTCATGTATTTGCTTCCAGATCTCAGTTAGGCAGTTTTCCTGGTGTGATTGTAGCAGATATATATGTACAGTATTGTCTTTTATTTAACAGATAATCATATGAAGGTTGTGCAACTCACTTTGTTTATGGTGATTAAATCTTAAAGGACACAAGAGAAAGTTGGTGCACTTAGACTTTGTGAAAAGGCTCAAGGAATGAGATCAGCAGTGGAAAGAGGACTTCTCAGTTGGGTCTTTGGCCCACATTAAGTTTAACTTCTCACAGCCTGCTGACCTTTTAGACAATGGCCAGGAAAGTTTGATTAGAGGACATCTGTGGTAAAGCTGACGATGTTGATGGAAGAGAATTAGTTTCTCCTAATTCCCAGTAGTTGCTACTACAAAAAATAGAAACGTAAAGACAAATTACCTTGAAAGGTTAGGTATGTCAATGGAGGCAAGTAAGGAACACataaacatttgtgtgtgtgtgttttttttttttttacctttttttcatAATCTTATGGCTGAAACAACTTTGCCTTTAGTCATATTGTGGTGTAAAATATGTGGTACAAATTTCTGGATACAGTTAGATTAAATACTGCTGCATGGATGTTTCCACTGACTATAGTGGAAGACACATTTTTAGAGCAATAAAAATAGATTTGAAAACTTTTCAGTTGTGTGAAATGTCTGATTTAATACTGTCCTCTGTTGTGTGAGCATGCTTTTTCCAACTTTCCTTTCATTCAAGATAAACTATTGTATGGACAAAAGTATCACTACATTTATAGGATTTCTGACACATCttaataaaaagaaaacatttttaatgtctGATGTTTCACACAGAAAAACAAGATAAGATGTTTCCATCAAACagagatcagacaaaaggaaagacAGCAtggaaaacagaaaaaacaacacgcGTGTGTTCATTACTGTCTGAAAAGTACAAGAATAGATCATCTTAATTGTGTGATTGCAATAAAGAAAGTCGACTTTAACACACTTACACAATTCAGAAACTCAACTCTCAGATCTTTAGAAAGATTTTCATTTATTGAGTTTTTCTGTCTTTGTACAACAGCTTAGGTTATAGACGCCCTGAAAGGTGACGGGAAAAAATTTTTGTGGCATTCTTCTTAGGTTTATTTTCTACCTTCCACTTCACATTCAACAATCAGCAAAATAACTGAGTTTTTTTATCttgtaaaaattcagttttttaaCTCAGGCAAACATCTTACTTtaaaagaaagacaaaagaaagaacaatttttttcctcctgtaaaatttcTAAGTTTAAGTAATTTATTTTTGCTCAACCCACAAAGACTAATGAAAAAAAGGGTATTTCTTTCTCTTGTAAATACAAATGAGTTAaaggtaaaaaatatatataaataaaaattaaacattGGAAATTTACAAGAAAATAAACCCACTTTTTTTGGTTTGCCTTTCTGGGTTGACAAAAAAAAAGACACTGGATTTTTTCTGGGGAAAAACACACTTGTTTGCTGTTTGTTGGATGGCAAGTGGGAAACCTATAAAAAAATTCTTAGAAAAATGCTGCAACATAAAATATACATTTTCCCGTTGCCTTTCGG
This window contains:
- the synpo2la gene encoding synaptopodin 2-like protein gives rise to the protein MVAEEVIITLSGGAPWGFRLQGGVEHQKPLQVAKVRKRSKACRAGLREGDELVSINEQPCGSLSHAQAVDLIDSCSGILNIRVKRAPAAFQSVVLVTRAPSPRIDKEYRAALKAMSPTQAHHAPVREVHRSRSSLTSGLTSPPGSEAYYGETDSDADVAGYERQRRQKRRSPSNSNSGKPAGRTSPEGGETSEMSGYDSAPDAQIFSRPLNRRGGDGNEGNLPGVARKEVIYQPPGPGLWSSQASTETSSIISSADDQGPRDGGQEEDSGFLEPANVPLVSPERAKEALMLGSRSQLVPMVGPLNKPIDEELTTTYMEKAKQAKLNRGDTQQDKQVKEAKSKCRTIASLLTDAPNPHSKGVLMFKKRRQRSKKYTLTSFGSVDEDMCPDSQEEDGMIPGSESEFDEEGFSAVPDPTWDSDYLEKLEKRATAGVEGRGDGAEDPSSPGLSDTAGKGAQLFEQQRKRVDDHAKKVALPTESQEQVHSQMYPMHNEVHTQMQPNQRPQQPSLGLTTSQPTQPHAPAADAHHTMLYGDLSHSTVSTASIVMSPPHVAPKPTTAPATILTSPDPSGETPLPELPASNVLNRTARPFTPGFISIRAATAPVTFHPAVKKKAQRPASTAAVPTPFSSASELAVNATSGTSHVSPGSPQVLSPQFFMHQGSVALTPEIPVTIHPSAMSSSFETMQTTPAIHGAHQAPFTAFTPMSVASAQRPPQAQMAPAPLPPLSQISGSADPAASVALQVPAAQPPSTQFSVPHVAQVSAVSQPEAIAAAPVSGPNSRTGILLEARRRGGRPKPMFHVPEVKKNSPNPELLSMVQNIDERSTRHKFGQPPANVIYDDAEENRGGEGTGRVPPPVAPKPRVIHETPQILQAGGKGAELFAKRQSRMGKYVVDTAPETPYQQNLAQSHDFSESHSHPSQWKYSSNVRAPPPIGYNPLLTPCIPVGPQRETKPDRKGVGGAHKEGIRAVDFMKRQPYQLNSAMFQYGGSVANLSAMPSYQAQQGNYATTMVGSSLTTPRQIPLKTARVYEIKRFSTPTPMSAPTLTPKVIAPRSATTLGERLSHSGMTSPPPALFNPTPVTPVPVSAPKPAGLPSLPKFSANPIPNPVPPSVPIPYTPVSYSPGLQTAKQFQSAPELSVLSSLPPLKPSPVQAPKPRFVATKGGAQPHIWRPGAF